The following coding sequences are from one Xiphias gladius isolate SHS-SW01 ecotype Sanya breed wild chromosome 14, ASM1685928v1, whole genome shotgun sequence window:
- the LOC120798811 gene encoding leucine-rich repeat-containing protein 30-like: MGGKQSRSFSNKELNEVSMSQRKRSALRDDQPSLSSAAERIRRHTTVHFGYSTLSLAMRGLDEIPAELWELRELQKLNLSMNCLCSLPPALGALDNLVILNLWGNNLSSLPPEIGVLKKLRVLFACRNRLSEVPEELGSCTCLEVLSLANNQITGLPGSLAAMHSLTKLNLSHNRIAHIPTCVYSMKGLVFLHLACNRLETIADQIQDLVNLKILIVEGNSIHTLPKTLCFLESLELLNVDFNDLQSVPVEMYLLSRLGRLARHPLDKGLHIIHNPLLKPIQEVLQGGLSALYNYLRPT, translated from the coding sequence ATGGGTGGTAAGCAATCTCGCAGTTTTTCCAACAAGGAGTTGAATGAGGTGAGTATGAGTCAAAGGAAGAGGAGTGCTTTGAGAGACGACCAGCCAAGCCTGTCCTCGGCTGCTGAGAGGATCCGCAGACACACCACGGTGCACTTTGGCTACAGCACTCTGAGTCTAGCCATGCGGGGGCTTGATGAGATCCCAGCTGAGCTTTGGGAACTTAGAGAGCTTCAGAAGCTAAACTTGTCCATGAACTGCCTCTGCTCTCTGCCCCCTGCCCTGGGTGCTCTGGACAATCTTGTTATCCTCAACCTTTGGGGCAACAACCTGTCCAGCCTCCCACCTGAGATTGGTGTCCTGAAGAAGCTGCGTGTGCTCTTTGCTTGTCGCAACCGCCTGAGCGAGGTCCCTGAGGAGCTGGGCTCCTGCACCTGCCTGGAGGTGCTCAGTCTGGCCAACAACCAGATCACAGGCCTCCCTGGCAGCTTGGCAGCCATGCACAGTCTGACCAAACTCAACCTTAGCCACAACCGCATCGCTCACATCCCCACCTGTGTCTACAGCATGAAGGGTCTGGTATTCCTTCACCTGGCCTGCAACCGTCTGGAGACCATTGCAGACCAGATCCAGGACTTGGTTAACCTGAAGATCCTCATCGTGGAGGGAAACAGTATCCACACACTGCCCAAGACACTGTGTTTTCTTGAGTCTTTAGAACTCCTCAATGTTGACTTCAATGACTTGCAAAGTGTACCGGTGGAAATGTATCTACTGAGCCGGCTCGGGAGGTTGGCCCGCCACCCACTGGATAAAGGACTTCATATTATCCACAACCCCCTCCTCAAGCCTATTCAGGAGGTGCTGCAAGGAGGACTCAGCGCCCTCTATAACTACCTCAGACCCACGTGA
- the ly97.3 gene encoding CD59 glycoprotein codes for MKLLVLALTVALLFTAGEALNCHHCVPKKAGGTCELTVETCNPEKDGCAATRFLKAPHGQYQKCMALSDCEMLKMNAYIDIKCCSDDMCNTF; via the exons ATGAAGTTGTTGGTCTTGGCTTTAACCGTCGCCCTGCTGTTTACAGCTG GTGAAGCCCTGAACTGCCACCACTGTGTCCCCAAAAAGGCCGGAGGAACCTGTGAGCTCACTGTAGAGACTTGTAATCCAGAGAAGGATGGCTGTGCTGCCACCCGGTTCCTCAAAGCACCAC ATGGCCAATACCAGAAATGCATGGCTCTTTCCGACTGCGAAATGCTGAAGATGAATGCCTACATCGATATAAAGTGTTGTAGTGATGACATGTGCAACaccttttaa
- the LOC120799345 gene encoding GTP-binding protein Rheb: MPQPKSRKIAILGYRSVGKSSLTIQFVEGQFVDSYDPTIENTFTKMITINGQEYHLQLVDTAGQDEYSIFPQTYSIDINGYILVYSVTSNKSFEVVQVIHEKLLDMVGKVQVPIMLVGNKNDLHMERVISCEEGKALAESWNAAFMESSAKENQTAVEVFRRMILEAEKMDGSVQPGKTSCSMM; the protein is encoded by the exons ATGCCGCAGCCGAAGTCACGAAAAATCGCCATCCTCGGGTACAGATCCGTAG gaaagTCCTCTTTGACAATTCAGTTTGTGGAAGGCCAGTTCGTCGACTCCTATGACCCCACAATAGAAAACA CGTTTACCAAAATGATCACGATAAATGGACAAGAGTACCATCTTCAGCTGGTAGACACAGCAGGGCAG GATGAGTACTCTATCTTCCCACAGACTTACTCCATAGATATCAACGGTTACATTCTGGTCTATTCAGTTACATCTAATAAAAG CTTTGAAGTTGTACAAGTTATCCATGAAAAACTGTTGGACATGGTGGGAAAGGTTCA AGTACCAATTATGCTTGTCGGAAACAAGAACGACCTACATATGGAGCG AGTGATCAGTTGTGAAGAGGGAAAAGCGTTAGCCGAATCCTGGAACGCTGCCTTCATGGAGTCCTCAGCTAAAGAGAACCAG ACGGCCGTGGAGGTTTTCCGGAGGATGATCCTGGAGGCAGAGAAGATGGACGGCAGCGTGCAGCCAGGAAAAACATCCTGCTCCATGATGTAG